A genome region from Bufo gargarizans isolate SCDJY-AF-19 chromosome 2, ASM1485885v1, whole genome shotgun sequence includes the following:
- the ZNHIT1 gene encoding zinc finger HIT domain-containing protein 1 — protein MLEKKPSVRSNDPSQRRVLDSATRQRRLNRQLEALEKDNFQDDPHANLPQLKRLPQFDDDAETGKKKKKTRGDHFKLRFRKNFQALLEEQNLSSSEGPNYLTCCAPSSNFPQRHFCSVCGFPSNYCCVSCGARYCCIKCLGTHQETRCLKWTV, from the exons TCCGCTCTAATGACCCCTCCCAGCGCCGGGTCTTGGACTCGGCCACCCGGCAGCGGCGGCTGAATCGGCAGCTGGAGGCCTTGGAGAAGGACAACTTCCAGGACGACCCGCACGCCAACCTCCCGCAGCTCAAGCGCCTGCCGCAGTTCGATGACGACGCCGAGACGG gaaagaaaaagaagaaaacgcGAGGAGATCACTTCAAGCTGAGATTCCGCAAGAACTTCCAGGCACTTCTGGAGGAGCag AACCTGAGCTCCAGTGAGGGCCCCAACTACCTGACGTGTTGTGCGCCGTCCTCTAACTTCCCTCAGCGCCACTTCTGCTCTGTGTGCGGCTTCCCCTCTAATTACTGCTGTGTGTCCTGCGGGGCGCGCTATTGCTGCATTAAGTGTCTGGGGACGCATCAGGAGACCAG GTGTCTGAAGTGGACGGTGTGA
- the LOC122929161 gene encoding olfactory receptor 1009-like, with protein sequence MEVTNQTKVTVFLFSGLTDNEKLIPFLFVLFLVVYTVTVVGNIGMVAIVHGSTSLHGPMYYFLSYLSMVDLCYSSVVTPKMLFDLFSNVKSISFTGCALQLFFFAALAVTEALLLSSMSYDRYVAICHPLHYVSIMTRTKCLALVLLASSTGFLQSTMQTSCIFHLQFCGPNLLDHFYCDIPPLRKLSCSSTHLCDMATVFFTCSCGVGSMVTILVSYTLIISAILRMKSTEGRRKAFSTCSSHLTCISIFYGTVFFIYLRPPNTGFGKRDKVVSVFYSVMIPMLNPLIYSLRNQEVKQVFTKAMQKSTMTGSEHVGPRGLSQK encoded by the coding sequence ATGGAAGTCACCAACCAGACTAAAGTGACAGTATTCCTTTTTTCAGGACTAACAGATAATGAGAAACTCATCCCGTTCCTCTTCGTGCTTTTCTTAGTGGTCTACACAGTGACCGTAGTGGGTAACATTGGCATGGTAGCTATTGTGCATGGCAGCACCAGCCTTCATGGTCCCATGTACTACTTCTTGTCCTATCTCTCCATGGTGGACCTCTGCTACTCCTCAGTGGTGACTCCCAAGATGCTTTTCGACCTGTTTTCCAATGTGAAATCTATATCATTCACAGGCTGTGCCCTGCAGCTCTTCTTTTTTGCCGCCTTGGCAGTCACTGAAGCTCTCCTGCTCTCCAGTATGTCGTACGACCGTTATGTTGCCATCTGTCATCCTCTCCATTATGTCTCTATAATGACCAGAACTAAGTGTCTGGCTCTGGTCCTCCTTGCCTCATCCACTGGCTTCTTGCAGTCCACAATGCAAACTAGTTGCATCTTCCACCTCCAATTCTGTGGGCCGAACCTTCTGGATCATTTCTACTGCGACATTCCTCCACTGCGCAAACTGTCCTGCTCTAGCACTCATCTATGCGACATGGCAACCGTCTTCTTCACCTGTTCATGTGGAGTTGGCTCTATGGTGACAATCTTGGTCTCATACACTCTTATCATCTCCGCCATTTTGAGGATGAAGTCTACTGAGGGCAGGAGGAAGGCCTTTAGTACGTGTTCCTCCCATCTCACGTGCATCTCCATCTTCTATGGGACGGTCTTTTTCATCTACCTACGTCCTCCTAACACAGGCTTTGGGAAACGAGACAAGGTGGTTTCTGTCTTCTACTCGGTCATGATACCGATGCTGAACCCTCTTATATACAGCTTAAGGAACCAAGAGGTGAAACAGGTGTTTACAAAGGCCATGCAAAAATCAACCATGACAGGTTCTGAGCACGTTGGTCCTAGAGGTTTGTCCCAAAAATGA